The genomic segment AGGCCCTCCGGGACGGAGAACCTCTCACCGTCTACGGCGACTACGACGCGGACGGCGTCACGGCGACGGCGATCCTGGTCCGCGGGTTGGAGGCGTTGGGCGGGCGCGTCGGATGGTTCGTCCCCTCCCGTTTCGTCGAGGGTTACGGCCTCCAGGCGGAGGCGCTGGAGCGGATTCGCCGCGGCGGCGGCCTCCTGGTCGTCGCCGTGGACTGCGGTGTCACCGCCGTGGAAGAGATCCGGCAGGCCGGCGCCCTCGGCCAGGAGATCATCGTCGTCGACCACCATGAGCCGTCCGAAGTCCTCCCGCCGGCGCTCGCCGTGATCGCTCCGAAGGCCGGCCCGGCGCGGCCCCCCTTCGGGGAGTACGCGGCGGCGGGGCTGGCCTTCCAGCTCCTCCGTGCCGTGCGCCGACGGATGGGACAGCCGGAGATGCCCGAAGATGCGCTGGACCTCGCCGCCCTCGGCACCATCGCCGACCTCGTCCCCCTGACGGGCGACAACCGGATCCTGGCGCGGGCGGGGTTGCACCGGATGCAGCGCGCGCCTTCGGTGGGGATCGCCGCGCTGATCCGGGCGGCCGGGCTCTCCGGCGAACTCACGGCGCGCCATGTCGGCTATGCGCTCGCCCCGCGGCTGAACGCCGCGGGGCGGCTGGGGGACGCCGGCCGGGCAGTTCGGTTGCTGCTGAGCGCCGATGCGTCGGAGGCGGAGGGGATCGCGGCGACGCTGGATGCCGAGAACCGCGCCCGTCAGCAGTTGTGCGACCAGATCCTGACCCAGGCCGTCGAGGAGGTGGAAGGCCGCCGGTTGCACCACCTGCCGGCCATCGTCCTGGCCAAAGAGGGCTGGCATCCGGGAGTGATCGGCATCGTCGCCTCGCAGCTGGTGGAGCGGTACTACCGGCCCGTGGTGGTGGTGGCCGTCGAGGGCGGCACGGGGCGGGGCTCGGCGCGCAGCATCCCCGCCTTCCCGATGGTGGACGGGCTGGCTTCCTGTGCCGACCTCCTCCTGCGCTACGGCGGTCACGCCATGGCCGCGGGACTGACTATTGAGGCCTCCCGCATCGAGGAGTTCGCCCGCCGCTTCACGGAAGCGGCCGGACGGCTGCTCCGGCCGGACGACCTCCTGCCCACGATCTCCATCGATGCCGACACGACCCTGGCCGGGCTGACCGAGTCCCTGGCCCGGGAGTTTGCGCGCCTGGCCCCCTTCGGAAACGGCAACCCGGAACCCGTGCTGGCCCTGCGCGGGATCAGGGCGGTGAGCACGCGCGTGATGGGCGACGGCGTCCATCTGCGGCTGGGTCTCACCGACGGCGAGGGGTTCGCCGAGGCCGTCGGTTTCCGCCTCGGCGACGCCTCGGAGCTGCTGGCCTTCACCCGGGCGCGGATCGACCTGGCCTTCACGCTGTCGCTGGACCTCTGGGACGGCCGGCCGCGCCTGCAGCTTGTCGTACGCGACCTGCAGACGCCCGGGGTGGATCTCGAGGCGGTGCTCACCGACGGACGGCTCCTCGTCGACCGCCTCTTCGCGCGGGCCGAGGACTACCTGGGCGACGGGGCGCTGGGTCTCGAGGAGGCCGAAGCCTTCTACACCAAAGTGGTCGGCGTGACCTACGAGGGTCGCCAGGAGGTCGTGCGGATGCTGCGTCCGGGCGACGCGCTGCGGCTTCGGCGGGAGCCCGCCAATCCCGTCGATCCCCACGCCATCGGCGTCCTCACCGACGACGGACGGCAGGTCGGCTACCTCAGCGCGCGTGTCGCGGCCCGCGTGGCGCCCTCGATGGACGCGGGGGCGCGCTACACGGCGACCGTCACCCAGGTCACCGGCGGACCGACGGAGCAGGACGCCGCGCGCAGCTTCGGCGTGAACGTCTGCGTCCAGCGTCGGGAAGCCTCCGGGGACGAGCGCGATCCCGGTCGCCTGCTCAGCGCGGGATGGCGGGATCTGCCGGCGGAGGCGCTCCTCGATCGCCTGCGCATCCACCTGCGACGGGGGACGGCTCTGAGTCCTGCGCAGACCCAGGCGGTGCTCGCCGTGCTGGAGGGGCGGGCGGTACTGGCGGTGTTCGGGCCCGGCCGCGGCCGGGCCGCCGTGGTCGCCCAGGCCGCCGCGGCCTTCGCCGTCCGCCGCGGGGGACCGGTGGCGATCGCCCTCCCGCTGTGCGGCCAGGTCGAGCGCCTTCACGCCGCGCTGACCCCGCCATTAGACGCCATCGGGTTGCGCTGTGCTTCCGCCCACGGCGCGCAGCCCTTCCGCCGGCGCCAGCGGCTGCTGCAGGTGCTCGATGCGGGCGCCGCCGATGTGGTGGTCGCCAGTCTGGAGTTCCTCCGGCATCCTCCTCCCACGCTGCATCCGGCGCTGGTGATCCTGGAGGCCGACCCGGTCTGCGACGCCGCGGCGTTTGGGGAGGCCCTTGACCGTCTGGGCCGTCCCCTGTGGAGCGTCTTTTCCTCGGGACTGGAT from the Armatimonadota bacterium genome contains:
- the recJ gene encoding single-stranded-DNA-specific exonuclease RecJ, giving the protein MAAPRWHIAAPTPRVPDLAAALGISPITAQVLVNRGYTDPSAARRFLDAPLEELCDPEAIPGTARAADRLVQALRDGEPLTVYGDYDADGVTATAILVRGLEALGGRVGWFVPSRFVEGYGLQAEALERIRRGGGLLVVAVDCGVTAVEEIRQAGALGQEIIVVDHHEPSEVLPPALAVIAPKAGPARPPFGEYAAAGLAFQLLRAVRRRMGQPEMPEDALDLAALGTIADLVPLTGDNRILARAGLHRMQRAPSVGIAALIRAAGLSGELTARHVGYALAPRLNAAGRLGDAGRAVRLLLSADASEAEGIAATLDAENRARQQLCDQILTQAVEEVEGRRLHHLPAIVLAKEGWHPGVIGIVASQLVERYYRPVVVVAVEGGTGRGSARSIPAFPMVDGLASCADLLLRYGGHAMAAGLTIEASRIEEFARRFTEAAGRLLRPDDLLPTISIDADTTLAGLTESLAREFARLAPFGNGNPEPVLALRGIRAVSTRVMGDGVHLRLGLTDGEGFAEAVGFRLGDASELLAFTRARIDLAFTLSLDLWDGRPRLQLVVRDLQTPGVDLEAVLTDGRLLVDRLFARAEDYLGDGALGLEEAEAFYTKVVGVTYEGRQEVVRMLRPGDALRLRREPANPVDPHAIGVLTDDGRQVGYLSARVAARVAPSMDAGARYTATVTQVTGGPTEQDAARSFGVNVCVQRREASGDERDPGRLLSAGWRDLPAEALLDRLRIHLRRGTALSPAQTQAVLAVLEGRAVLAVFGPGRGRAAVVAQAAAAFAVRRGGPVAIALPLCGQVERLHAALTPPLDAIGLRCASAHGAQPFRRRQRLLQVLDAGAADVVVASLEFLRHPPPTLHPALVILEADPVCDAAAFGEALDRLGRPLWSVFSSGLDAAGLEALRALAPLELLGEADLRTNLRLVDRRGERDRLTVLVDAAARADRTLVRVTTREGAVSVARELRGRGVDAAYCHGGLPLRVREVLAQAFADGRIPVLVAADGWSEDAASRPVPQVILAGLPPDRGELLEWIGSAGAGGRPATVVLLYGRDDLQAVQAALAERHPTREVLAAIFRAVRERLGRPGGAAWPDDDLAAALGPVTPSRRTIGVGLDVLAEAGVIAREYDGERWRLSLPDDGGRRDLSTSLRYTEGNRAMREAGELARLAFGPLPDLLRAAAGGGREVADRPERR